One segment of Phycisphaerales bacterium DNA contains the following:
- a CDS encoding class IV adenylate cyclase: MNNVELKAELRDLPLARLIAKAVGATFILSFDQTDTYYRVPSGKLKKRETTGEPVEYIFYERPHKPTAKLSQFVIYSEEQALERFGREPLPVWVVVKKTRELYMHANARIHLDTVEGLGTFLEFEALVSRVHDIEACTRQVQTLREKFAPVLGELIACGYSDLLARDQDNTQSVRNEPRTQ, encoded by the coding sequence ATGAACAACGTCGAGCTCAAGGCCGAGCTGCGCGACCTGCCCCTCGCCCGCCTCATCGCCAAGGCCGTGGGCGCCACCTTCATCCTCTCCTTCGACCAGACCGACACCTACTACCGCGTCCCCAGCGGCAAGCTCAAGAAGCGAGAGACCACCGGCGAGCCCGTCGAGTACATTTTCTACGAGCGCCCGCACAAGCCCACCGCCAAGCTCAGCCAGTTCGTCATCTACAGCGAGGAGCAGGCCCTCGAGCGCTTCGGGCGCGAGCCGCTGCCCGTCTGGGTCGTCGTCAAAAAGACCCGCGAGCTCTACATGCACGCCAACGCCCGCATCCACCTCGACACCGTCGAAGGCCTCGGCACGTTTCTCGAGTTCGAGGCCCTCGTCTCCCGCGTCCACGACATCGAAGCCTGCACCCGCCAGGTGCAGACCCTCCGCGAGAAGTTCGCCCCCGTCCTCGGCGAGCTCATCGCCTGCGGCTACTCCGACCTCCTCGCCAGAGACCAGGACAACACGCAAAGCGTTCGCAACGAGCCCCGAACGCAGTGA
- the ligA gene encoding NAD-dependent DNA ligase LigA, with translation MTKQTQHMDKVAARVKDLRDLLVRANRAYYVDSAPIMSDAEFDRQLAELSKLEQEHPELDDPESPTHRVGGEPIEGFETFAHALPMLSIDNTYEEATLREWYDRVLRALDLGTPPLRGGSSLFDSAETKNLPTLACDPKIDGLALSLRYEQGRLVRALTRGDGVRGDDVTHGARTIRTIPLRLEGDAPDILEVRGEVYLPLKEFNRINAEREQEGLELYMNPRNAAAGTMKNLDARLIAARRLAFLAHGRGVISDEDFAASHTDFLTKIKQMGVAVSGTIPCETIDAAVVAINRFDDLRHNLDFATDGMVVRLDRYDLQQRLGTTAKSPRWVIAYKYPAERKTTKLLRVEHQVGKTGKITPRAVMEPVVLAGTKVQHATLHNYGRIRDAATETERDRTDIRIGDTVYVEKAGEIIPQVVGVVLKERPRNAEPIIAPDKCPECAGPVEVEPPEAEQTPSLETARRCVNPECPAQVFERLVWFAGRKQMDIEGLGEKTIEQIRTESQIPLNTFADVFRLSEHRDELLQIDRMGEKKVDNLLAGIQSAKSRGLSRVLAGMGIRHVGDVTAKMLARRFKDIHALLAADERELRPKSLSKDEARELGFPEDPAQRPETGLGKDTAPVVHAYLHSKAARRTFEDLANAGVDLTSKDYIDPAKAAKPATGPFAGKTIVLTGALENFERTQLAEKLESLGAKVSGSVSKKTSLVIAGSDAGSKLDKARELNIEVWDEQRLLNALKESGE, from the coding sequence GTGACCAAGCAGACCCAGCACATGGACAAGGTCGCCGCGCGCGTCAAGGACCTCCGCGACCTTCTCGTCCGCGCCAACCGCGCGTACTACGTCGACAGCGCCCCGATCATGTCGGACGCCGAGTTCGACCGCCAGCTCGCCGAGCTCTCAAAGCTCGAGCAGGAGCACCCCGAGCTCGACGACCCCGAGAGCCCCACCCACCGCGTCGGTGGCGAGCCCATCGAGGGCTTCGAGACCTTCGCCCATGCCCTCCCCATGCTCTCGATCGACAACACCTACGAGGAGGCCACGCTTCGCGAGTGGTACGACCGCGTCCTCCGCGCCCTCGACCTGGGTACCCCGCCGCTCCGCGGCGGCTCGTCCCTTTTCGACTCTGCCGAAACGAAGAACCTCCCAACGCTCGCCTGCGACCCCAAGATCGACGGCCTCGCCCTCTCCCTCCGCTACGAGCAAGGCCGCCTCGTCCGCGCCCTCACCCGCGGCGACGGCGTCCGCGGCGACGACGTCACTCACGGCGCCCGCACCATCCGCACCATCCCCCTCCGCCTCGAGGGCGACGCCCCCGACATCCTCGAAGTCCGCGGCGAGGTCTACCTCCCCCTCAAGGAGTTCAACCGCATCAACGCCGAGCGCGAGCAGGAGGGCCTCGAGCTCTACATGAACCCCCGCAACGCCGCCGCCGGCACCATGAAGAACCTCGACGCAAGGCTCATCGCCGCCCGCCGCCTCGCCTTCCTCGCCCACGGCCGCGGCGTGATCAGTGACGAAGACTTCGCCGCCTCCCATACGGACTTCCTGACCAAGATCAAACAAATGGGCGTCGCCGTCAGCGGCACCATCCCCTGCGAGACCATCGACGCGGCCGTGGTCGCCATCAACCGCTTCGACGATCTCCGCCACAACCTCGACTTCGCCACCGACGGCATGGTCGTCCGCCTCGACCGCTACGACCTTCAGCAGCGCCTCGGCACCACCGCCAAGAGCCCCCGCTGGGTGATCGCCTACAAGTACCCCGCCGAGCGAAAGACGACCAAGCTCCTCCGCGTCGAGCACCAGGTCGGCAAGACCGGCAAGATCACGCCCCGCGCCGTCATGGAGCCCGTCGTCCTCGCCGGCACCAAGGTCCAGCACGCCACGCTCCACAACTACGGCCGCATCCGCGACGCAGCCACCGAGACCGAGCGCGACCGCACCGACATACGCATCGGCGACACCGTCTACGTCGAAAAGGCCGGCGAGATCATTCCGCAGGTGGTGGGGGTGGTGCTGAAGGAGCGCCCGCGCAACGCCGAGCCCATCATCGCCCCGGACAAGTGCCCCGAGTGCGCCGGCCCGGTCGAGGTCGAACCACCCGAAGCGGAGCAGACTCCCAGCCTCGAGACCGCCCGCCGCTGCGTCAACCCCGAGTGCCCCGCCCAGGTCTTCGAGCGCCTCGTCTGGTTCGCCGGCCGCAAGCAGATGGACATCGAGGGCCTGGGCGAAAAAACCATCGAGCAGATCCGCACCGAATCACAGATCCCGCTCAACACTTTCGCCGACGTCTTCCGCCTCAGCGAACACCGTGACGAACTCCTCCAGATCGACCGCATGGGCGAGAAGAAGGTCGACAACCTCCTTGCCGGCATCCAATCCGCCAAGTCCCGCGGCCTCTCCCGCGTCCTCGCGGGCATGGGCATCCGCCACGTCGGCGACGTCACCGCCAAAATGCTCGCCCGCCGCTTCAAGGACATTCACGCCCTCCTCGCCGCCGACGAACGCGAGCTCCGCCCCAAGTCCCTCAGCAAGGACGAGGCCCGCGAGCTCGGCTTCCCCGAGGACCCCGCGCAGCGGCCCGAGACCGGCCTGGGCAAGGACACCGCCCCCGTCGTGCACGCCTACCTGCACAGCAAGGCCGCCCGCCGCACCTTCGAAGACCTCGCGAACGCCGGCGTCGACCTCACCTCCAAGGACTACATCGACCCCGCGAAGGCCGCCAAACCCGCCACCGGCCCCTTCGCGGGCAAGACCATCGTCCTCACCGGCGCCCTCGAGAACTTCGAGCGCACCCAGCTCGCCGAAAAGCTCGAATCGCTCGGCGCCAAGGTCAGCGGCTCGGTCTCCAAGAAGACCTCCCTCGTCATCGCTGGCTCCGACGCCGGCTCCAAGCTCGACAAGGCCCGCGAGCTGAACATCGAAGTCTGGGACGAGCAGCGCCTGCTCAATGCCCTCAAGGAGTCGGGCGAATGA
- a CDS encoding DUF2442 domain-containing protein has translation MAPDVVSVRPAGGTCLDLTFADGSERRVDIALLARPEGVFKDLHRPEFVASATVNPDIGTICWSTGADLSPDVLFKAGKLLKQGTSAA, from the coding sequence ATGGCACCAGACGTCGTGAGCGTGCGGCCCGCCGGCGGCACCTGCCTGGACCTGACCTTCGCGGACGGCTCCGAGCGCCGCGTTGATATCGCGCTGCTGGCCCGCCCTGAGGGCGTGTTCAAGGATCTGCACCGTCCCGAGTTCGTCGCTTCGGCGACCGTGAACCCCGACATCGGCACGATCTGCTGGAGCACCGGCGCCGACCTGAGCCCCGACGTGCTCTTCAAAGCAGGCAAGCTGCTCAAACAGGGCACCAGCGCGGCCTAG
- a CDS encoding DUF4160 domain-containing protein, giving the protein MPEISRFYGIVITIYHNDHPPPHFHVRYAGAKAKFAIDDLRIIEGSVPPRVRALVVEWATMHLDELRRDWDLARAQQPLLPIALLE; this is encoded by the coding sequence ATGCCAGAAATCAGCCGGTTCTACGGGATCGTGATCACCATCTACCACAACGACCACCCGCCGCCGCACTTCCACGTGCGCTACGCCGGCGCGAAGGCGAAGTTCGCCATCGACGACCTCCGCATCATCGAAGGGTCGGTGCCGCCGCGGGTGCGAGCGCTAGTGGTCGAATGGGCGACCATGCACCTCGATGAACTGCGACGGGATTGGGACCTGGCCCGTGCGCAGCAGCCCCTGCTCCCCATCGCGCTCCTAGAATAA
- a CDS encoding HepT-like ribonuclease domain-containing protein, with amino-acid sequence MIALIHEAIAEFAPVTEEQFLSRRLFQTSAAWYIQAVGEAAARVSDESRSVFPSIPWNQVVGMRNILSHEYDQLMPAKLWRVLRVHFGTMLQELEANVDKLPWPKST; translated from the coding sequence ATGATCGCCCTCATACACGAGGCGATCGCCGAGTTTGCGCCTGTGACCGAAGAGCAGTTCCTGTCGCGCAGGCTCTTTCAGACCTCCGCGGCCTGGTACATTCAAGCTGTGGGTGAAGCCGCGGCACGCGTCAGTGACGAGTCCCGCTCTGTCTTCCCATCGATCCCATGGAATCAAGTCGTGGGGATGCGCAACATCCTCTCACACGAGTACGACCAGCTGATGCCCGCAAAGCTCTGGCGCGTTTTGCGCGTGCACTTCGGAACCATGCTCCAGGAACTCGAGGCCAACGTAGACAAGCTCCCCTGGCCCAAGTCGACCTGA
- a CDS encoding nucleotidyltransferase domain-containing protein — protein sequence MVAPALPGLVPVDGAALAAFCRRHRVRTVRVFGSAVRGELTPESDLDLLVEFEPGVDPDLLELGGMQQELSELFSREVDLKVSEMFSPENLRRIMSSSVIGYAA from the coding sequence ATGGTCGCACCCGCCCTTCCCGGACTGGTCCCCGTCGACGGCGCTGCTCTCGCGGCGTTCTGCCGCCGCCACCGCGTGCGCACAGTGCGAGTATTCGGCTCCGCCGTCCGTGGTGAACTCACCCCCGAGAGCGACCTCGACCTCCTGGTCGAGTTCGAGCCTGGAGTAGACCCCGACCTCTTGGAACTCGGCGGAATGCAGCAGGAACTCAGCGAGTTGTTCAGCCGCGAGGTCGATCTCAAGGTCAGCGAGATGTTCAGCCCCGAGAACCTGCGGCGGATCATGAGCTCATCGGTCATCGGCTATGCGGCCTAA
- a CDS encoding bifunctional 5,10-methylenetetrahydrofolate dehydrogenase/5,10-methenyltetrahydrofolate cyclohydrolase, which translates to MPARTIDGVQLSNAFRDQIKARVQSVRAVGGHVRLDAVLVESGDNGARVYAENQAKTCTAMGIEYKLHRLPQGAQYDDIAGRILLLSTDDSVSAMMLHLPLPDGVDTHRIQGLIHHEKDVEGVNPANIGNIVYGRSSLAPCTALGVVKMLEHVYGVDGKTPFLKGKLAVVVGAGDVVGKPIAVLLMRQEATVISCNKHTPMLPDLTRQADVLVAAAGVPGLINAEMVKPGAVVIDVGVNRVPGEGGKTRTVGDVLFDEVSQVAGHLSPVPGGVGPVTVAMLLLNVVEAAERRVGRRAAPAPVL; encoded by the coding sequence ATGCCCGCCCGCACCATTGACGGCGTCCAGCTGAGTAATGCCTTCCGCGACCAGATCAAGGCGCGGGTGCAGAGCGTGCGCGCGGTGGGTGGGCATGTGCGGCTGGATGCGGTGCTGGTGGAGTCGGGGGATAACGGGGCGCGGGTGTACGCGGAGAACCAGGCGAAGACGTGCACCGCGATGGGCATCGAGTACAAGCTGCACCGCCTGCCGCAGGGGGCGCAGTACGACGACATCGCGGGGCGCATCCTGCTGCTGTCGACCGATGACTCGGTGTCGGCGATGATGCTGCACCTGCCGCTGCCGGATGGGGTGGACACGCACCGCATCCAGGGGCTGATCCACCACGAGAAGGACGTCGAGGGCGTGAACCCGGCGAACATCGGGAACATCGTGTACGGGCGGAGCTCGCTGGCGCCGTGCACGGCCCTGGGCGTCGTCAAGATGCTCGAGCATGTATATGGGGTGGACGGGAAGACGCCGTTCCTGAAGGGGAAGCTGGCGGTCGTGGTCGGGGCGGGGGATGTGGTGGGCAAGCCGATCGCGGTGCTGCTGATGCGGCAGGAGGCGACGGTGATCTCGTGCAACAAGCACACGCCGATGCTGCCGGACCTGACGCGGCAGGCGGACGTGCTAGTGGCGGCCGCGGGGGTGCCGGGTTTGATCAACGCGGAGATGGTGAAGCCGGGGGCGGTGGTGATCGACGTGGGGGTGAACCGCGTGCCCGGCGAGGGTGGGAAGACGAGGACGGTGGGTGATGTGCTGTTTGACGAGGTTTCGCAGGTCGCGGGGCACCTCAGCCCGGTGCCGGGGGGTGTGGGGCCGGTGACGGTGGCGATGCTGCTCCTGAACGTGGTGGAGGCGGCGGAGCGGCGGGTGGGGAGGCGTGCGGCTCCGGCGCCGGTGCTCTAG
- the tatA gene encoding twin-arginine translocase TatA/TatE family subunit: MNTLAFFPQFSGWELLIIAGIALLIFGKRLPEVGRSLGKGIVEFKKGLKGVEEEIDNPRRDERRYDERRYDDRRDLPPAERQPLPQGAAYDDRRVSRERYEQPVAERPATEPPADDRR; the protein is encoded by the coding sequence ATGAACACCCTCGCCTTCTTCCCACAGTTCAGCGGCTGGGAGCTGCTGATCATCGCGGGCATCGCCCTGCTGATTTTCGGCAAGCGCCTGCCCGAGGTTGGCCGCAGCCTGGGCAAGGGGATTGTCGAGTTCAAGAAGGGGCTGAAGGGGGTCGAGGAAGAGATCGACAACCCCAGGCGTGACGAGCGGCGGTACGACGAGCGTCGTTACGACGACCGGCGCGACCTGCCGCCGGCGGAGCGGCAGCCGCTGCCGCAGGGCGCGGCGTACGACGATCGGCGGGTGTCGCGGGAGCGGTACGAGCAGCCGGTGGCTGAGCGGCCGGCGACGGAGCCGCCGGCGGATGACCGGCGGTAA